Proteins co-encoded in one Bacteroidota bacterium genomic window:
- a CDS encoding GNAT family N-acetyltransferase, producing the protein MEDVALRDDLDGLTPARIATLYRRAPLLRPTGDHAAIERMFDRSSLVLSAWLGDRLVGLARVLTDGEQFSFLCDLAVEPDVQGAGIGKKLIDEVLARCAGTELILRDSNLSGGFYERLGFVRVENGWMKQL; encoded by the coding sequence ATGGAAGACGTAGCCCTCCGCGACGACCTCGACGGCCTGACACCGGCCCGCATCGCCACGCTCTATCGCCGCGCCCCGCTGCTTCGGCCTACGGGCGACCATGCCGCCATCGAGCGCATGTTCGACCGTTCGTCGCTCGTCCTCTCGGCGTGGCTCGGCGACCGGCTCGTCGGCCTCGCCCGTGTCCTCACCGACGGCGAGCAGTTCTCGTTCCTCTGCGACCTCGCCGTCGAGCCCGACGTGCAGGGGGCCGGGATCGGGAAGAAGCTGATCGACGAGGTCCTCGCCCGCTGTGCCGGGACGGAACTCATCCTGCGCGACTCCAACCTCTCGGGCGGCTTCTACGAGCGCCTCGGCTTCGTCCGGGTCGAGAACGGGTGGATGAAGCAGCTTTGA
- the rsgA gene encoding ribosome small subunit-dependent GTPase A, which produces MPDAPSPPASPEDTLREGLVLRSTGSWYDVRAGGETVQARVRGKFRLEERDVTNPIAVGDRVTLRMEADGTGLITDLLPRHSKLSRRAAGRRAEREHVLVANVDAAWCVQAAKLPSFNPGFVDRFLVMAEAYGIPAGVIINKADLVETDEHAEDLAYWHGLYGSLGYPVLLTSAEHDEGIEDFRLHLEGKTSVVAGPSGVGKSTLLNAVDPSLDLRTGEVSRKTRKGKHTTTFAELLPVAGGYVADTPGIREYGLWDMEPEELSGYFVEMRPYLDDCKFSPCTHDHEPGCAVKAAVEDDEIAPERYLSYLNILASLQSDDVGR; this is translated from the coding sequence ATGCCTGACGCTCCTTCCCCACCGGCTTCGCCCGAGGACACGCTCCGCGAGGGCCTCGTGCTCCGCTCGACGGGGAGCTGGTACGACGTACGCGCCGGCGGCGAGACCGTGCAGGCCCGCGTGCGCGGCAAGTTCCGGCTGGAGGAGCGCGACGTGACCAACCCCATCGCCGTCGGCGACCGGGTGACGCTGCGCATGGAGGCCGACGGGACGGGCCTCATCACGGACCTCCTTCCCCGCCACAGCAAGCTCAGCCGCCGCGCCGCCGGCCGACGCGCCGAGCGCGAGCACGTCCTCGTGGCGAACGTGGACGCGGCGTGGTGCGTGCAGGCGGCGAAGCTGCCGTCGTTCAACCCAGGCTTCGTAGACCGCTTCCTCGTCATGGCCGAGGCGTACGGCATCCCGGCAGGCGTCATCATCAACAAAGCCGACCTCGTCGAGACCGATGAGCACGCCGAGGACCTCGCCTACTGGCACGGGCTCTACGGATCGCTCGGCTACCCGGTCCTGCTCACGAGCGCCGAGCACGACGAGGGCATCGAGGACTTCCGCCTGCACCTCGAAGGCAAGACCTCGGTCGTCGCCGGCCCGAGCGGCGTGGGGAAGTCGACGCTCCTGAACGCTGTCGATCCGTCGCTCGATCTTCGGACGGGCGAGGTCAGCCGGAAGACGCGCAAGGGCAAGCACACGACGACCTTCGCCGAGCTGCTGCCCGTCGCGGGCGGCTACGTGGCCGACACGCCGGGCATCCGCGAGTACGGCCTCTGGGACATGGAGCCGGAGGAGCTGTCGGGCTACTTCGTCGAGATGCGGCCCTACCTGGACGACTGCAAGTTCTCGCCCTGCACCCACGACCACGAGCCGGGCTGCGCCGTGAAAGCGGCCGTCGAGGACGACGAGATCGCGCCGGAGCGCTACCTGTCGTACCTCAATATCCTCGCCTCGCTCCAGAGCGACGACGTGGGCCGATGA
- a CDS encoding amidase — protein MSDLTSQSASELARMIRDETCSATEVVEAHLERIKRVNPSVNAVVVLGTERARAEAAAADATPADERGPLHGVPITVKDGFATAGLRTTFGLPWYGRRLDRYVPAADAVAVAALRRAGAIVLGKTNLPLGSYDWQTNHLRYGRTNNPHDLGRTPGGSSGGSAAAVAAGLAPLDLASDVAGSIRVPAHFCGVCAMRPTEGSVSTAGMMPPGHPGSLRHALAAGPVARCVADLRLALSVLAPGSFGTSREPGPSSLRGIRVAFSAGLAEAPVARDVAAAVRAFADALGAAGSLVAEAAPPLDFEQAQQTWGLVHGFEFAAGLPLGLGKAPLNQLFRLGPVRLAFGPGSYARALARGYAASAPAYFRALADRDALVRTVEVFLSEWDAWVLPVAGVTAFSHRRTGADLEVDGETVPYAAPLGVFNTGTALAGTPCVTLPVGRDAEGLPIGVQVHARRGSDARLLALAERMEEVAGFGTQPVRP, from the coding sequence TTGTCTGACTTGACCTCGCAGTCAGCCAGCGAGTTGGCTCGGATGATCCGGGACGAAACGTGCTCGGCCACTGAGGTCGTCGAGGCACACCTGGAGCGGATCAAGCGCGTCAACCCGAGTGTGAACGCCGTCGTGGTCCTCGGCACGGAGCGGGCGCGGGCGGAGGCTGCCGCTGCCGACGCGACTCCGGCAGACGAGCGAGGGCCGCTCCACGGCGTCCCGATCACAGTCAAAGACGGTTTCGCCACGGCGGGCCTGCGCACTACGTTTGGGCTGCCCTGGTACGGGCGTCGGCTGGACCGCTACGTGCCGGCGGCAGACGCGGTCGCCGTGGCTGCGCTGCGGCGCGCGGGCGCCATCGTGCTCGGCAAGACGAACCTGCCCCTCGGCAGCTACGACTGGCAGACCAACCACCTCCGCTACGGGCGGACGAACAACCCGCACGACCTCGGCCGCACCCCCGGAGGTAGCTCCGGCGGGAGCGCGGCGGCCGTCGCGGCGGGGCTGGCCCCGCTGGACCTCGCCTCCGACGTGGCCGGTTCGATCCGCGTCCCGGCGCACTTCTGCGGCGTCTGCGCGATGCGCCCGACCGAAGGCAGCGTCTCGACGGCCGGGATGATGCCGCCGGGGCACCCGGGCAGCCTTCGCCACGCGCTCGCCGCCGGACCTGTGGCGCGCTGCGTAGCCGACCTCCGGCTCGCGCTTTCGGTGCTCGCCCCCGGTTCGTTCGGCACGAGCCGCGAGCCAGGCCCGTCGTCGCTGCGCGGAATCCGCGTCGCGTTCTCTGCTGGGCTGGCCGAGGCTCCCGTCGCCCGGGACGTAGCCGCCGCCGTGCGCGCGTTCGCCGACGCGCTCGGAGCGGCCGGGAGCCTCGTCGCCGAGGCCGCCCCGCCGCTCGACTTCGAGCAGGCGCAGCAGACGTGGGGCCTCGTCCACGGGTTCGAGTTCGCGGCGGGATTGCCGCTCGGGCTGGGTAAAGCGCCGCTCAACCAACTCTTCCGGCTCGGTCCGGTGCGCCTCGCGTTCGGGCCGGGGAGCTACGCCCGCGCCCTCGCCCGGGGCTACGCGGCGAGCGCGCCGGCCTACTTCCGCGCGCTCGCCGACCGGGACGCGCTCGTCCGCACGGTCGAGGTGTTCCTGAGCGAGTGGGACGCGTGGGTGCTGCCTGTGGCCGGGGTGACCGCGTTCTCGCATCGCCGGACGGGGGCGGACCTGGAGGTAGACGGCGAGACGGTGCCGTACGCGGCACCGCTCGGCGTCTTCAACACGGGGACGGCGCTCGCCGGAACGCCCTGCGTCACCTTGCCTGTCGGCCGGGACGCCGAGGGGTTGCCCATCGGCGTGCAGGTCCACGCCCGGCGGGGGAGCGATGCCCGGCTGCTCGCCCTCGCCGAGCGGATGGAGGAGGTCGCCGGGTTCGGGACGCAG
- a CDS encoding NAD(P)/FAD-dependent oxidoreductase: MATGGDGVSGANGTAPNGRQKTAVVIGAGPAGLTAAYELLTRTTIRPVLLEATDALGGISQTACYRGNRIDVGGHRFFSKSDRVLDWWLGFMPVERGAAGAMEITYQNRTHRVDAPAGGPDPEETDRVMLVRSRTSRIYFNGQFFDYPVKLSPDTLRKLGLGRSVRIGMSYLKSLARPNRDPQNLEEFFIARFGRELYETFFKEYTEKVWGVPCTEISAEWGAQRVKGLSVGKALWHFAKNLVPKREAGDLRQKGTETSLIERFFYPKFGPGQMWETVAEEYEAQGGTLLMQHRADRLRLRAGRIAAVEAVDAATGERRTFEADYVVSTMPVRSLVAGLDPETPADALPETIRETAAGLGYRDFLTVGLLVDKLAVSAPDGSLIPDNWIYVQEPGVQVGRVQVFNNWSPYMVADPSKVWIGLEYFCNAGDDLWEMDDDALRALAVEELDRIGLLRRADVLDGTVLRMPKAYPAYTGTYADFDAVRDWLGGIENLILVGRNGMHRYNNQDHSMLAAMTAVDNLASGRADFGNVWAVNTEQEYHEEKSG, encoded by the coding sequence GTGGCGACAGGGGGCGACGGCGTGAGCGGAGCGAACGGGACCGCGCCGAACGGGCGGCAGAAGACGGCGGTCGTGATCGGGGCCGGGCCGGCGGGGCTGACGGCGGCCTACGAGCTCCTCACCCGGACGACCATCCGCCCGGTCCTCCTCGAAGCCACCGACGCCCTCGGCGGGATCTCGCAGACGGCGTGCTACCGGGGCAACCGGATCGACGTGGGCGGGCACCGCTTCTTCTCGAAGTCGGACCGCGTCCTCGACTGGTGGCTCGGCTTCATGCCCGTCGAGCGCGGGGCGGCCGGGGCGATGGAGATCACGTACCAGAACCGCACCCACCGCGTCGACGCGCCTGCCGGCGGCCCCGACCCGGAGGAGACCGACCGCGTGATGCTCGTCCGCTCGCGGACCTCGCGGATCTACTTCAACGGGCAGTTCTTCGACTACCCCGTCAAGCTCTCGCCGGACACGCTCCGCAAGCTCGGCCTCGGGCGCTCGGTGCGGATCGGGATGAGCTACCTGAAGAGCCTCGCCCGGCCGAACCGCGACCCGCAGAACCTGGAGGAGTTTTTCATCGCTCGCTTCGGACGCGAGTTGTACGAGACGTTTTTCAAGGAGTACACCGAGAAAGTCTGGGGCGTGCCCTGTACCGAGATCTCGGCCGAGTGGGGCGCGCAGCGCGTCAAGGGGCTGTCGGTCGGCAAGGCGCTGTGGCACTTCGCCAAGAACCTCGTCCCGAAGCGCGAGGCAGGCGACCTGCGGCAGAAGGGGACCGAGACGTCGCTGATCGAGCGGTTTTTCTACCCGAAGTTCGGGCCGGGCCAGATGTGGGAGACGGTCGCCGAAGAGTACGAGGCGCAGGGCGGCACGCTCCTGATGCAGCACCGCGCCGACCGGCTCCGCCTGCGCGCCGGGCGGATCGCCGCCGTCGAAGCCGTAGACGCTGCGACGGGCGAGCGGCGCACATTCGAGGCCGACTACGTCGTCTCGACGATGCCGGTCCGCAGCCTCGTCGCGGGCCTCGACCCGGAGACGCCGGCCGACGCGCTGCCCGAAACGATCCGTGAGACGGCCGCCGGGCTCGGCTACCGCGACTTCCTCACCGTCGGCCTCCTCGTCGACAAGCTCGCCGTCTCGGCCCCCGACGGGTCGCTGATCCCCGACAACTGGATCTACGTCCAGGAGCCCGGCGTGCAGGTCGGGCGCGTGCAGGTCTTCAACAACTGGAGCCCCTACATGGTCGCCGACCCGTCGAAGGTCTGGATCGGGCTGGAGTACTTCTGCAACGCGGGGGACGACCTCTGGGAGATGGACGACGACGCCCTCCGCGCCCTCGCCGTCGAGGAACTGGACCGGATCGGGCTGCTCCGCCGCGCCGACGTGCTCGACGGGACCGTGCTCCGCATGCCGAAAGCCTACCCGGCCTACACCGGCACCTACGCCGACTTCGACGCCGTCCGCGATTGGCTCGGCGGCATCGAGAACCTGATCCTCGTTGGGCGCAACGGGATGCACCGCTACAACAACCAGGACCACTCGATGCTCGCGGCGATGACGGCCGTCGACAACCTCGCCAGCGGCCGCGCCGACTTCGGGAACGTGTGGGCGGTCAACACCGAGCAGGAGTACCACGAGGAGAAGAGCGGATGA
- a CDS encoding ABC transporter ATP-binding protein — protein MAAADPSSVHRSLSSGIHLDGVTKRYGDLVAVNDVTLAVPRGSFFSLLGPSGCGKTTLLRMVAGFEVPDAGRVEIAGEDVTSVPPQGRPTALVFQNYALFPTMTVGENVAYGLEVKKWKRPQIRERVAEALGRVDLDGLEAKPVPQLSGGQQQRVALARALAVEPDVLLFDEPLSNLDLALREETRRELKALQQQLGTTSLYVTHDQAEALALSDLIAVMDAGRIVEVGPPERLYITPETAYVARFLGGSNVVDNPKLIAGLVPDEPQPEGYVLSVRPGEFWAADEAEADSVPARLLDRLYLGAYAEWTVEAMGVRLRVWMPPGAPVPDPLFVRTSTHHWVKRS, from the coding sequence ATGGCTGCCGCCGATCCGTCCTCTGTCCATCGTTCTCTGTCCTCCGGTATCCACCTCGACGGCGTCACCAAACGCTACGGCGACCTCGTAGCGGTAAACGACGTGACGCTCGCCGTGCCGCGCGGCAGCTTCTTCTCGCTCCTCGGCCCGAGCGGGTGCGGCAAGACGACGCTCCTCCGCATGGTGGCGGGGTTCGAGGTGCCGGACGCAGGGCGCGTCGAAATCGCCGGGGAGGACGTGACGAGCGTGCCGCCCCAGGGCCGCCCGACGGCGCTCGTCTTCCAGAACTACGCGCTCTTCCCGACGATGACCGTCGGCGAGAACGTGGCCTACGGGCTCGAAGTCAAGAAGTGGAAGCGCCCGCAGATTCGGGAGCGCGTCGCCGAAGCGCTCGGGCGCGTCGACCTGGACGGCCTCGAAGCGAAGCCGGTCCCCCAGCTCTCGGGCGGGCAGCAGCAGCGCGTCGCCCTCGCCCGCGCCCTCGCCGTGGAGCCGGACGTCCTCCTCTTCGACGAGCCGCTCTCGAACCTCGACCTCGCCCTCCGCGAGGAGACCCGCCGCGAACTGAAGGCGCTCCAGCAACAACTCGGCACGACGAGCCTCTACGTCACCCACGACCAGGCCGAGGCGCTCGCGCTCTCCGACCTCATCGCGGTCATGGACGCCGGGCGCATCGTCGAGGTCGGGCCGCCGGAGCGGCTCTACATCACCCCGGAGACGGCCTACGTCGCCCGCTTCCTCGGCGGCAGCAACGTCGTCGACAACCCGAAGTTGATCGCGGGCCTCGTGCCCGACGAGCCGCAGCCCGAGGGCTACGTGCTCTCGGTCCGCCCCGGCGAGTTCTGGGCCGCCGACGAGGCCGAGGCCGACTCCGTCCCGGCGCGGCTCCTCGACCGGCTCTACCTCGGGGCCTATGCTGAGTGGACGGTCGAGGCGATGGGCGTGCGGCTCCGGGTGTGGATGCCGCCGGGCGCGCCGGTCCCCGACCCGCTTTTCGTGCGGACCTCCACGCACCATTGGGTGAAGCGGTCGTAA
- the topA gene encoding type I DNA topoisomerase yields the protein MKRLVVVESPTKARTIRNFLPKGEYRVEACMGHVRDLPSSASEVPAAVKKESWGTLGVNVDEGYQPVYIVPKEKKKVVKELKAALKDADELYLATDEDREGESIGWHLLEVLKPTVPVRRMVFHEITRDAIQRALADTREIDQRLVDAQETRRVLDRLVGYTISPLLWKKIAPRLSAGRVQSVAVRLLVQRERERLDFVTASYWDLKAELEQDKQAFEATMFQLGERRLATGRDFDENTGKLKDGSDALVLGEEQATALAERLPGEPWRVDTVESKTVTRRPAPPFITSTMQQEANRKLGLSARDAMRVAQKLYENGHITYMRTDSPNLSSEAIGASRRAVEERYGSEYLSPKPRQFSAKKSSGAQEAHEAIRPAGTQMRTRKEIGLSGVEGKLYDLIWKRTVATQMADAKLRQTRAEITAGAPGPEQARFRANGQTVEFAGFFRAYVEGSDDPNAALEDRDNPLPALAEGDTPGCNEVEAVGHETKPPARFTDATLVKMLEGEGVGRPSTYASIIDTIVNRGYVRRDGKQLIPTFTAFATTNLMEDSFSPLVDTGFTAEMEQILDDIADGEKEPTRYLERFFRGKGGIETRVEAGLEKIDARSMSTIEHPKWGDYRVRVGKFGPYVEGEIDGEKQTASLPDGLAPADADEAVLDDLIRTSNKPDEMLGIHPEHDQPVFVKTGPYGPYVQLGDDEQEGKPKRTSLPKGVQPDDVDMPMALGLLSLPRTIGEHPEGGVVKASIGRYGPYVQHGSVFASLKPEDDVLTVGLQRGLELLAQKKQKNKPLRTLGTHPETGDPIEVFEGRYGPYVKHKRTNATIPKGTDPEEVTLEQAVELIAAKAAKKGGRRKGGSRKKKTA from the coding sequence ATGAAGCGCCTCGTCGTCGTTGAGTCCCCGACCAAAGCCCGCACGATCCGCAATTTTCTTCCGAAGGGGGAGTACCGCGTCGAGGCGTGCATGGGGCACGTCCGCGACCTCCCGTCGTCGGCCTCCGAAGTGCCGGCCGCGGTCAAGAAGGAAAGCTGGGGTACGCTTGGCGTGAACGTGGACGAGGGCTACCAGCCGGTCTACATCGTCCCGAAGGAAAAGAAGAAAGTTGTCAAGGAACTGAAGGCTGCGCTCAAGGACGCCGACGAACTCTACCTCGCGACCGACGAGGACCGCGAGGGCGAGTCGATTGGCTGGCACCTCCTCGAAGTACTCAAGCCGACCGTCCCGGTCCGCCGGATGGTCTTCCACGAGATCACGCGCGACGCCATCCAGCGCGCCCTCGCCGACACGCGCGAGATCGACCAGCGCCTCGTCGACGCCCAGGAGACGCGCCGCGTCCTCGACCGGCTCGTGGGCTACACGATCTCGCCGCTGCTCTGGAAGAAGATCGCCCCGCGCCTCTCAGCGGGCCGCGTGCAGTCGGTCGCCGTCCGCCTCCTCGTGCAGCGCGAGCGCGAGCGGCTCGACTTCGTGACGGCCAGCTACTGGGACCTCAAAGCCGAACTGGAGCAGGACAAGCAGGCGTTCGAGGCGACCATGTTCCAGCTCGGCGAGCGGCGCCTCGCGACCGGGCGCGACTTCGACGAGAACACGGGCAAACTCAAGGACGGCTCCGACGCGCTCGTGCTCGGCGAGGAGCAGGCAACGGCCCTCGCCGAGCGGCTACCGGGCGAGCCCTGGCGCGTCGACACGGTCGAGTCGAAGACGGTCACGCGGCGACCGGCCCCGCCGTTCATCACGAGCACGATGCAGCAGGAGGCCAACCGCAAGCTCGGCCTCTCGGCGCGCGACGCGATGCGGGTGGCGCAGAAGCTCTACGAGAACGGCCACATCACCTACATGCGGACCGACTCGCCGAACCTCTCCTCGGAGGCCATCGGCGCGAGCCGCCGGGCGGTCGAGGAGCGCTACGGCAGCGAGTACCTCTCGCCCAAGCCGCGCCAGTTCTCGGCCAAGAAGTCGAGCGGGGCGCAGGAGGCCCACGAGGCGATTCGCCCGGCCGGGACGCAGATGCGGACCCGCAAGGAGATCGGGCTGAGCGGGGTCGAGGGCAAGCTCTACGACCTCATCTGGAAGCGGACCGTCGCCACGCAGATGGCCGACGCCAAGCTCCGCCAGACCCGCGCCGAGATCACCGCCGGGGCCCCGGGGCCGGAGCAGGCCCGCTTCCGTGCCAACGGCCAGACGGTCGAGTTCGCCGGGTTCTTCCGCGCCTACGTCGAGGGCTCGGACGACCCCAACGCGGCGCTCGAGGACCGCGACAACCCGCTCCCCGCCCTCGCCGAGGGCGATACGCCCGGCTGCAACGAGGTCGAGGCCGTCGGCCACGAGACCAAGCCGCCGGCGCGCTTCACCGACGCCACGCTCGTCAAGATGCTCGAAGGCGAGGGCGTCGGCCGCCCGAGCACCTACGCGAGCATCATCGACACGATTGTCAACCGGGGCTACGTCCGCCGCGACGGCAAGCAGCTCATCCCGACTTTCACCGCGTTCGCCACGACGAACCTGATGGAGGACAGCTTCTCGCCGCTCGTCGACACCGGCTTCACGGCCGAGATGGAGCAGATCCTCGACGACATCGCCGACGGCGAGAAGGAGCCGACCCGCTACCTCGAACGGTTCTTCCGGGGCAAGGGCGGGATCGAGACCCGCGTCGAGGCCGGGCTGGAAAAGATCGACGCCAGGAGCATGTCGACGATCGAGCACCCGAAGTGGGGCGACTACCGCGTCCGCGTCGGCAAGTTCGGCCCCTACGTCGAGGGCGAAATCGACGGCGAGAAGCAGACGGCCTCGCTCCCGGACGGCCTCGCGCCCGCCGACGCCGACGAGGCGGTCCTCGACGACCTCATCCGCACGAGCAACAAGCCCGACGAGATGCTCGGCATCCACCCCGAGCACGACCAGCCGGTCTTCGTCAAGACGGGACCGTACGGCCCCTACGTCCAACTCGGCGACGACGAGCAGGAGGGCAAGCCGAAGCGGACCTCGCTCCCGAAAGGCGTCCAGCCCGACGACGTGGACATGCCGATGGCGCTCGGCCTGCTGAGTCTGCCGCGCACGATTGGCGAGCACCCCGAGGGCGGCGTCGTCAAGGCCAGCATCGGGCGCTACGGTCCCTACGTCCAGCACGGCAGCGTCTTCGCCTCGCTCAAGCCCGAAGACGACGTGCTGACCGTCGGCCTCCAGCGCGGGCTGGAGCTGCTGGCGCAGAAGAAGCAGAAGAACAAGCCGCTCCGCACGCTCGGCACCCACCCCGAGACCGGCGACCCCATCGAGGTCTTCGAGGGCCGCTACGGTCCCTACGTCAAGCACAAGCGCACGAACGCGACCATCCCGAAGGGCACCGACCCCGAGGAGGTCACCCTGGAGCAGGCCGTCGAACTTATCGCGGCGAAGGCGGCGAAGAAGGGAGGGCGCAGGAAGGGAGGCTCCCGCAAGAAGAAGACGGCGTAG
- a CDS encoding glycosyltransferase family 39 protein, with protein sequence MSAPPRWFHRPPWRYAALVAALYGGFWLLAALTEPFYLWDSADYVAQAEVLRGEAPPSDDPAAATRRPPGYPLFLAALFSVSQSPWWVAFVQSVLGVVNWLLLFDLLARFGLPRQWGWLVAGLALAPFQLAYPQMLMADLLFQSLVLGAVWAFVRYVLGGGSGWLAGYNALLAVAVLVKPVLMYFWVPNLLLLAWVVVRRERQWRRRWPVALALLLPAVVLGVSLVNEARTGYFHYTSIKGTNLFTHNAYRTMTRAYGEEQAVALMTPIEAEAAAIEDFGQRETFKEEAAARLIFDHLGTYLALHTQGMANVLLDPGRYDLYAFFGGEAPASGLTHAFTVDGYAGLWRALRAQPAGEFLLLVLLTLWNGFVLVASLFFLFDPRIPLPVRVAVFVLAGYLTAVTGPVGSARYRMTIYPLMLLAVPLFTTRLRAWRQGATA encoded by the coding sequence GTGTCGGCACCGCCGCGCTGGTTTCACCGCCCGCCGTGGCGCTACGCCGCGCTTGTCGCCGCGCTCTACGGTGGGTTCTGGCTCCTCGCCGCGCTGACGGAGCCGTTCTACCTGTGGGACTCGGCCGACTACGTTGCGCAGGCCGAGGTGCTGCGCGGCGAGGCCCCGCCGTCGGACGATCCGGCCGCTGCCACGCGCCGACCGCCGGGCTACCCGCTGTTCCTCGCGGCGCTCTTCTCGGTGAGCCAGAGTCCGTGGTGGGTGGCCTTCGTGCAGTCCGTGCTGGGCGTGGTGAACTGGCTGCTGCTGTTCGACCTCCTTGCCCGGTTCGGCCTTCCGAGGCAGTGGGGGTGGTTGGTGGCGGGGCTGGCGCTCGCGCCGTTCCAGCTCGCCTACCCGCAGATGCTGATGGCGGACCTGCTGTTTCAGTCGCTCGTGCTCGGGGCGGTGTGGGCGTTCGTGCGCTACGTCCTCGGCGGCGGGAGCGGGTGGCTCGCCGGCTACAACGCGCTGCTCGCCGTCGCTGTCCTCGTCAAGCCGGTGCTGATGTACTTCTGGGTGCCGAACCTGCTGCTCCTGGCGTGGGTCGTGGTCCGACGTGAGCGTCAGTGGCGGCGGCGCTGGCCGGTCGCGCTCGCGCTCCTGCTGCCGGCGGTCGTGCTCGGCGTGTCGCTCGTCAACGAAGCACGCACGGGGTACTTCCACTACACGAGCATCAAGGGGACCAACCTCTTCACGCACAACGCCTACCGCACGATGACGCGGGCCTACGGCGAGGAGCAGGCCGTCGCGCTGATGACGCCCATCGAGGCCGAGGCCGCCGCTATCGAAGATTTTGGGCAGCGCGAGACCTTCAAAGAGGAGGCCGCGGCGCGGCTTATCTTCGACCACCTCGGTACCTATCTCGCGCTCCACACGCAGGGCATGGCGAACGTCCTTCTCGACCCCGGTCGCTACGACCTCTACGCATTCTTCGGTGGCGAAGCGCCGGCGTCGGGGCTGACGCACGCGTTCACGGTCGACGGCTACGCTGGGCTGTGGCGGGCGCTGCGAGCGCAGCCGGCCGGGGAGTTCCTGCTGCTCGTGCTGCTGACGCTGTGGAATGGGTTCGTCCTCGTGGCAAGCCTCTTTTTCCTGTTCGACCCGCGCATTCCGCTGCCGGTGCGGGTCGCGGTGTTCGTGCTCGCGGGCTACCTCACGGCGGTCACCGGGCCGGTGGGCTCGGCGCGCTACCGGATGACGATCTACCCGCTGATGCTGCTCGCCGTGCCGTTGTTCACGACGCGCCTCCGGGCGTGGCGACAGGGGGCGACGGCGTGA